The Deltaproteobacteria bacterium genomic interval CGCGGGCGACGAGGTAGGGTGGCGAGAGCCGGCGAGAGGGGGCGCATGGGAGCTCCTACGGCGGTGAGGCCTGGTTCGCGAGGTCCGCGGGCTGGCGCGAGGTGAGCGTTGTCGCGGGCACGCGATGCTCTACCGGCGTCCGAGGGCGCGCCGGGGGACGCCACCATTGTGAGAGCAAGCGTGCAACGATTCCCTCGTGCTCTTCCAGTGTGCGTTCGAGCCCGTAACGCGTCACCACGCGTTCCCGCGCCCGATGCGCAGCCGAGCGAGCGGCCTCCGGGTGCGCCAGGATCCACCGGGCGTAACGAGCGAGCACTGGCACGTTCCCCACGGGCACCATGAAGCCGCAGCCGTCGCGCAAGAGCTCGTGCGTGCCGCGAATCCTCGTGGCGAGGACCGGGACGTGCATCGCCATGGCTTCGAGCACTGCGCGTGGCAGTCCCTCCTGAGTCGAGCAGGAGACGAGAAGGGCGCTCCGCTCGAGCGCGGGCCGCACGTCCTCCTGATACCCCAAGAAGCGCAGCCGTCCCGCGAGCCCCAGGCGCGCGGCCATCCGCTCGAGGCGCGGGCGCAGGGGCCCATCGCCGAGCACCTGGAACTCCACATCGGGAAGACCTGGCGCGAGCAGTGCCGCGAGGCGTAGGAAGTCGGCGGGGCGCTTGCGAGGGATGAGCTCGGCGATCATCGTCACGCATCGCGCATCGCCGTCGGC includes:
- a CDS encoding glycosyltransferase, yielding MTPPKVLFVTTVDTTLVSFLLPYVRDLRQRGFRVEAATCLTRHGSSLARELDALHDLPFTRSPLKLNNLRALRALAALLREEHYHLVHCHTPTASFLARLAPRPARTRMLYTAHGFHFHPQGTHLANWTYAILERLAAQRSDAVIVINEEDARAAVDHRIVARERLCRMHGIGVDTNHFAATADGDARCVTMIAELIPRKRPADFLRLAALLAPGLPDVEFQVLGDGPLRPRLERMAARLGLAGRLRFLGYQEDVRPALERSALLVSCSTQEGLPRAVLEAMAMHVPVLATRIRGTHELLRDGCGFMVPVGNVPVLARYARWILAHPEAARSAAHRARERVVTRYGLERTLEEHEGIVARLLSQWWRPPARPRTPVEHRVPATTLTSRQPADLANQASPP